The following nucleotide sequence is from Phytoactinopolyspora mesophila.
CCCTGTCTTTTCACGGTGATCTTGGGGTGAGGGTGTGTCAGTAAGACGAAAAGTGCTCCTGAGCAGGGAGAATGAGAGTGTCTAAGTCTTGTTCGCCCGGCTCGAATGGAGCACTTTTCGTATGGTTGAGCATACCGGCTGGTTCGGTGATCTGGTGGTCACCGGCACCGGGAGAAACCTCGTGTCGCATGCGGGCACGTCGGCATTGCGGATGCTGTCTGACCAGGTCGGACTTACTCAGGGTTTGTCGAAGGCGCTGGCCAGCCCCAGGATGCTGGTGCATGCCCGGGGTCGGGTGCTCTCTGACATGGCGGTGAGCATCGCCGACGGGTCTCAGATCATCTCCGGGATCGCCGCGATGGGCGAGTCCGAAGAGCTGTACGGTCCGGTCGCGTCCGTGCCGACCGCGTGGCGGTGTCTGGACGAGATCGCCGCCGCTGGTGAGCCCGGCGAGAAGAAGGTCACTCGGGCGGTGAACAAGACCCGCGCTCACGTGTGGGATCTCATCGTCGGCAGGCACGGTGAGTTGCCGCCGATCCGGATCGCGGACCGGGAAGTCCGCGGGATGGTGGGGATCCGTATCGACGCCACGCTCGGTGACGTGCATTCGGAGAAAGAGCAGGCCAGAGGGACATGGAAGGCCGGATACGGGTATCACCCGCTGCTGGGATACTGCGACAACACCCGTGAGCCGTTGGCGCAGATGCTGCGCCCTGGCAATGCCGGCTCGAACACCGCCAAGGACCACGTTGAGGTCGTCGACGCCGCGATCGCCG
It contains:
- a CDS encoding transposase: MVEHTGWFGDLVVTGTGRNLVSHAGTSALRMLSDQVGLTQGLSKALASPRMLVHARGRVLSDMAVSIADGSQIISGIAAMGESEELYGPVASVPTAWRCLDEIAAAGEPGEKKVTRAVNKTRAHVWDLIVGRHGELPPIRIADREVRGMVGIRIDATLGDVHSEKEQARGTWKAGYGYHPLLGYCDNTREPLAQMLRPGNAGSNTAKDHVEVVDAAIAAVPASTAAGC